In Uranotaenia lowii strain MFRU-FL chromosome 2, ASM2978415v1, whole genome shotgun sequence, one genomic interval encodes:
- the LOC129743587 gene encoding adenylyl cyclase-associated protein 1 isoform X2, whose amino-acid sequence MGHSLSVCFGRTLVIHDVKNCSNPDCDPDLKPSTTRELEHLINRLDRIVDRLERTVSARELEETRRILKDVCTVGKAVVSTSTDETCTGTEEDDKLLDSNSNSDLPTVLPSTPPPSASYLHQQLDSLEATLFPELNNSTAAKDQPSTQNDTLPTVLSQVVLDNSINSNHSNDQEQTSVLESIDFPPPPPVPTDESITCRLASSDIMSVNAYEDIVLGSLANFLTLSNKIGGDVQAQAALVKQVFDAQLSFVRTAAESSAPSNNDLQSLLKPTSDHIAAIQNYREKHRTSTFFNHLSAVSESIPALGWVCVAPTPGPYVKEMNDAGQFYTNRVLKDWKEKDSTHVEWVRAWVQTLAELQQYIKQHHTTGLVWAGKGKPAATAGAIPPPPPPGGLPPPPPMMPLGDLSISGDGGDDRSALFAQINQGADITKGLKKVTADMQTHKNPNLRSGPAPYKAPSGISNGTKSVSAPAAAKPPSFVRDGKKWLIEYQKGNTGLLVENAEMNNVVYMFRCENSTLQIKGKINSVVMDSCKKCSLVFESLVASAEFVNCQSVQMQVLGKVPTISVDKTDGCQMYLSADSLDVEIVSSKSSEMNVMIPKGTSGDYVEQPIPEQFKTIIKGQSLNTTCVESLG is encoded by the exons ATTGTGACCCGGATTTGAAGCCCTCGACAACGCGCGAACTAGAGCATCTCATCAATCGGCTCGATCGTATAGTTGATCGTTTGGAACGAACCGTATCGGCTCGGGAACTCGAGGAAACCCGTCGTATCCTCAAGGACGTCTGCACCGTAGGCAAAGCCGTGGTGTCCACCAGTACGGACGAAACTTGCACCGGAACCGAGGAAGACGATAAGCTGCTCGATTCGAACTCGAACAGCGATCTGCCAACGGTTTTGCCATCAACTCCACCTCCGTCAGCGTCCTACCTGCACCAGCAGCTGGACAGCCTCGAGGCGACACTCTTTCCTGAGCTTAACAACTCTACAGCTGCCAAGGATCAGCCTTCAACGCAAAACGATACTCTGCCAACCGTTCTCTCGCAAGTAGTGTTAGATAATTCTATTAATAGTAATCATAGTAACGATCAAGAGCAAACTTCAGTATTAGAATCGATCGACTTCCCACCACCACCTCCTGTTCCGACGGACGAAAGCATCACCTGTAGACTAGCTTCATCCGACATCATGAGTGTGAACGCTTACGAAGATATTGTGTTGGGCTCGCTGGCCAACTTTCTCACCCTTTCCAACAAAATCGGAGGCGATGTCCAGGCCCAGGCTGCACTGGTCAAGCAGGTGTTTGA TGCCCAACTTTCGTTTGTGCGAACGGCTGCCGAATCCAGCGCGCCATCCAACAACGACCTCCAGAGCCTACTGAAGCCCACTTCGGATCACATTGCGGCGATCCAGAACTACCGTGAGAAACACCGAACATCGACCTTCTTCAATCACCTGTCGGCGGTCAGTGAAAGTATTCCCGCCCTCGGATGGGTTTGTGTG GCTCCTACCCCCGGCCCATACGTAAAGGAAATGAATGATGCCGGCCAGTTCTACACGAATCGCGTGCTGAAAGATTGGAAAGAGAAGGATTCCACCCACGTAGAATGGGTACGTGCTTGGGTCCAAACGCTCGCCGAACTGCAGCAGTACATTAAACAGCACCACACGACCGGTTTGGTTTGGGCTGGCAAGGGAAAACCGGCGGCCACGGCCGGTGCTATTCCACCTCCACCACCACCTGGCGGTCTGCCACCACCACCACCTATGATGCCCCTCGGTGATCTTAGCATCTCCGGAGACGGTGGAGACGATCGGAGTGCTCTTTTCGCCCAAATCAACCAGGGCGCTGATATCACGAAGG GTTTGAAAAAGGTTACGGCTGATATGCAAACTCACAAGAATCCAAATCTGCGATCTGGTCCAGCCCCTTACAAGGCACCGAGTGGTATCAGCAACGGTACCAAATCCGTTTCGGCACCAGCTGCCGCGAAGCCTCCATCGTTTGTCCGTGACGGTAAGAAGTGGTTGATCGAGTATCAGAAGGGAAACACAGGATTGCTGGTAGAAAATGCCGAAATGAACAATGTCGTTTATATGTTTCGTTGCGAGAACTCAACCCTTCAAATCAAGGGTAAAATCAACAGCGTAGTGATGGATTCGTGCAAGAAATGTTCGCTCGTGTTTGAATCGTTGGTGGCTTCAGCCGAATTTGTCAACTGCCAGAGCGTGCAGATGCAG GTTCTCGGCAAGGTGCCTACGATTTCCGTTGATAAAACCGATGGATGCCAGATGTATCTGTCGGCCGATTCGTTGGATGTTGAAATTGTAAGCTCAAAATCGTCTGAGATGAACGTTATGATCCCGAAGGGAACAAGTGGAGATTAT GTAGAACAGCCGATCCCCGAGCAGTTCAAGACCATCATCAAGGGCCAGAGTCTGAACACGACATGTGTGGAGAGCCTCGGTTAA
- the LOC129743587 gene encoding adenylyl cyclase-associated protein 2 isoform X3: MSVNAYEDIVLGSLANFLTLSNKIGGDVQAQAALVKQVFDAQLSFVRTAAESSAPSNNDLQSLLKPTSDHIAAIQNYREKHRTSTFFNHLSAVSESIPALGWVCVAPTPGPYVKEMNDAGQFYTNRVLKDWKEKDSTHVEWVRAWVQTLAELQQYIKQHHTTGLVWAGKGKPAATAGAIPPPPPPGGLPPPPPMMPLGDLSISGDGGDDRSALFAQINQGADITKGLKKVTADMQTHKNPNLRSGPAPYKAPSGISNGTKSVSAPAAAKPPSFVRDGKKWLIEYQKGNTGLLVENAEMNNVVYMFRCENSTLQIKGKINSVVMDSCKKCSLVFESLVASAEFVNCQSVQMQVLGKVPTISVDKTDGCQMYLSADSLDVEIVSSKSSEMNVMIPKGTSGDYVEQPIPEQFKTIIKGQSLNTTCVESLG, translated from the exons ATGAGTGTGAACGCTTACGAAGATATTGTGTTGGGCTCGCTGGCCAACTTTCTCACCCTTTCCAACAAAATCGGAGGCGATGTCCAGGCCCAGGCTGCACTGGTCAAGCAGGTGTTTGA TGCCCAACTTTCGTTTGTGCGAACGGCTGCCGAATCCAGCGCGCCATCCAACAACGACCTCCAGAGCCTACTGAAGCCCACTTCGGATCACATTGCGGCGATCCAGAACTACCGTGAGAAACACCGAACATCGACCTTCTTCAATCACCTGTCGGCGGTCAGTGAAAGTATTCCCGCCCTCGGATGGGTTTGTGTG GCTCCTACCCCCGGCCCATACGTAAAGGAAATGAATGATGCCGGCCAGTTCTACACGAATCGCGTGCTGAAAGATTGGAAAGAGAAGGATTCCACCCACGTAGAATGGGTACGTGCTTGGGTCCAAACGCTCGCCGAACTGCAGCAGTACATTAAACAGCACCACACGACCGGTTTGGTTTGGGCTGGCAAGGGAAAACCGGCGGCCACGGCCGGTGCTATTCCACCTCCACCACCACCTGGCGGTCTGCCACCACCACCACCTATGATGCCCCTCGGTGATCTTAGCATCTCCGGAGACGGTGGAGACGATCGGAGTGCTCTTTTCGCCCAAATCAACCAGGGCGCTGATATCACGAAGG GTTTGAAAAAGGTTACGGCTGATATGCAAACTCACAAGAATCCAAATCTGCGATCTGGTCCAGCCCCTTACAAGGCACCGAGTGGTATCAGCAACGGTACCAAATCCGTTTCGGCACCAGCTGCCGCGAAGCCTCCATCGTTTGTCCGTGACGGTAAGAAGTGGTTGATCGAGTATCAGAAGGGAAACACAGGATTGCTGGTAGAAAATGCCGAAATGAACAATGTCGTTTATATGTTTCGTTGCGAGAACTCAACCCTTCAAATCAAGGGTAAAATCAACAGCGTAGTGATGGATTCGTGCAAGAAATGTTCGCTCGTGTTTGAATCGTTGGTGGCTTCAGCCGAATTTGTCAACTGCCAGAGCGTGCAGATGCAG GTTCTCGGCAAGGTGCCTACGATTTCCGTTGATAAAACCGATGGATGCCAGATGTATCTGTCGGCCGATTCGTTGGATGTTGAAATTGTAAGCTCAAAATCGTCTGAGATGAACGTTATGATCCCGAAGGGAACAAGTGGAGATTAT GTAGAACAGCCGATCCCCGAGCAGTTCAAGACCATCATCAAGGGCCAGAGTCTGAACACGACATGTGTGGAGAGCCTCGGTTAA